A region of the Massilia sp. erpn genome:
TGGTGGCGCTGGCCGCAACTACGCGGCGCGGCGCGGGAACTAAAGCGTAATCATGCCGCGCTTGAAGGCGATGGTGACGGCATGCGTACGGTCGTTCGCGCCCAGCTTGGCGAGGATGGTGCGCATATGCGCCTTCACCGTTTCTTCGGAGATGGAAAGATGCAGCGCGATGCGCTTGTTGGAATTGCCGGCCGCCGCGCTGCACAGCACTTCGGCTTCGCGCTCGCTCAGCAGGCTGCGGCCCATATGCTCGGCCAGCTCCATCGCGATCTCGGAAGGGATGCGGCGCTGGCCGGCATGCACGGCGCGGATGGTGTCCAGCAGATCCCGGCGCAGGCTGCTCTTCAGCAGAAAGCCCGCCGCGCCGCCCTGCACGGCGCGCTGAATCTGGGCGTCGCCTTTGAAGGTGGTCAGCATCAGGATGCGCGCCGCCGGGAAATCGCGGCGGATCGCCAGCAGGGCCGTGACCCCGCACATTTCCGGCATGGCGATGTCCATCACCGTCACGTCGGGACGGCACAGCGGATACATGGCCAGCGCCTGCACGCCGTTTTCCGCCTCGCCCGCCACGCACATATCGGGCTGGCTGGCGATCGTTTCCGCCAGCCCCGCGCGCAGCAGGGGATGGTCGTCCACGATCAAAATGCGGATCGGCGATCCGGCGGCAGGAAAATCCATACTTGTCATTCGGGGCGGGCAAAAATGCGAGGGGGAATTTATACCACGCCGCCGCTGCAAGCCACTAGAAGGCTTCCTCGGACGCTGCCCAAAAAAATGCCAGCCGTCCGGCTGGCATGGCAGGCGCCGCGTGCCGTCGCGCTAATGCGGCAGCGGACGGCCGCTGTCCTTGCCGCTCTGCGCGGCGCCTGGCAGCGCATGCTCGGCCGGCATGCCGTCCTTGATCATGGTACGGATTTGCTGGCGCAGCTCCGGACTGTCCGTATGCTGGTGCACGCTCACGGCGTGCTGCACGGCGACGGCCAGCAGCTCATCTTCATCGTCGGCCGAAATGGCGACGGTGCAATGGGCATCGCTGGGAAAGTCGCGGCAATCAATGTATTTTCGTGTCATGGCATCCCCCTTTTTGGCGGACGGCGAAGCGCCGCCCTGTTTCACTATAGTTCGCCAGAGGCTGCCTGACTTGCATATATTAATTCTCATAGGAAACTATTTGCATTTATAATAATCCCCTTAATTCACTCCCACCCTTCCCTGCCATGCTGAAAACCCTGAAGACTTCCCTGCTCTGTCTGGCCCTGGCCGCCACCCTGCCCGCCCTGGCGGCCGACGCACCCGCCGCACCGGCGACGGCCCAGCAGAGCGCCGAGCAGCTGCTGGCCTCCTTCCACTATCAGCAAGGCAAGATCACCCTGCCCGGCGACATCGCCACGCTCGATCTGCCGCCCAGCTTCCGCTATCTGCCGCCGGACGACGCCGCCCGTCTGCTGACGCAAGGCTGGGGCAATCCGCCCGGCCTGAAATCGCTGGGCATGGTCCTGCCGGCCGACGTGAATCCGCTCAGCGCCGAAGGCTGGGGCGTGATCATCACCTACGACAAGGATGGCCATGTGAAGGACGACGATGCCGACAGCATCGACTACGCCAAGCTGCTCAAGGAAATGCAGGAAGGAATCGAGGAAGCAAACGCCGAGCGCAAGAAGCAGGGCTATCACGCCATGCACCTGCGCGGCTGGGCCGAGCAGCCCAGTTACGACAAGGCCAGCCACAAGCTGTACTGGGCCAAGGAGCTGAGCAACGATACCGACAGCCAGAACAGCCTGAATTACAACATCCGCGTGCTGGGCCGCGAAGGCGTGCTGGTGCTGAATGCGGTGGCCGGCATGGAGCAGATCAAGGCGGTCAAGGCAGAGATGCAGAAAGTCACGGCCTTCACCGATTTCACGTCCGGCAACCGCTACGCCGACTTCAACGCCAGCACCGACAAGGTGGCCGAATACGGTCTGGCCGCGCTGGTGGCGGGCGGCGTGGCCGGCAAGCTGGGCCTGTTCGGCAAGCTGCTCGCGCTGCTGGTCGCCTTCAAGAAGCTGATCTTCGTCGGCGCGGCGGCGCTGGTGGCGGGCATCGCCAAATTCTTCGGCCGCAAGCGCAGCGAGAGCTGAGCCGCGCCCTCAGCGCGCGTCTTTACGCCACACCCTGCGCGGCCGGCAAGCCGCGCCTTGCCGCCGGCTTCTGACGCGGCGGCAGCACCAGACGCGCCGGCACGCCGGCGCGCTCCTCCACCACGGTAAAGCGGGCCACCGCGGCGCGCAGGCTGTGCGCCTGCGCCGACAAGGCTTGCGCCGCCGCCGTCGCCTGCTCCACCAGCGCCGCGTTCTGCTGCGTGACCGCATCCATCTGCATGACGGCCATATTGATCTGTTCGATACCCGCACTCTGCTCGTGCGAGGCGGCGCTGACATCGCCGATGATGTGCTGCACCTTGCCCACCGCCTGCACCACCTCGGCCATGGTGCGGCCGGCCGCATCGACCAGCTGCGAGCCGCCTGCCACATGGCTGGCCGAGGCGCCGATCAATTCCTTGATCTCGCGCGCCGCGGTGGCGCTGCGCTGGGCCAGCGTGCGCACCTCGCCGGCCACCACGGCAAAGCCGCGTCCCTGCTCGCCGGCGCGCGCCGCTTCCACGGCGGCGTTCAAGGCCAGGATATTGGTCTGGAAGGCGATGCCTTCGATCACGGCGATGATCTCCGTCACCTGGGCCGAGCTGGCGGCGATATCCTGCATGGTCGCCACCACGCGCTGCACCACCTGGCCGCCGCTGGCGGCGACCTCGGCCGCGTTCTGCACCAGCGCATTGCCGCTGCGCGCATTCTCGGCGTTCTGGCGCACGGTGGTGGTCAGTTCCTCCATGCTGGACGCGGTTTCCTCCAGCGAAGACGCCTGTTCCTCGGTGCGTTGCGACAGGTCGGCATTGCCCTGGGCGATTTCATCGGCCGCCACGGCAATCGTATTGGCCGACTCGATGATGCCGGACACCATGGTATTTAATTGACGGCGCATCGATTCGAGCGAAGCCATCAGGCTGTCGCGCTGGCCCGACAGGGGTACGGCCACGCCCAGATTGCCGTCGGCGATCTGGCGCGCCACCTCCTGCGCCAGGGCCGGCTCGCCGCCCAGCTGGCGCAGCAGGCTGCGCGTGACCAGCCAGGCCGTCAGCAGGCCGCAGCCGATGGCGATCCCGCCCAGCAGCATGATCAGGGCGCTGGACGCTTCGGCATGCTCGGTGGCGGCCACGCCGGTGTCGGCGCTGAGCTGGTCCTCCATGGCTTGCAACGCGCCGGTGGCGGCCAGCCAGGCGCGCTGGCCGCGCCGCATCTCGCCCACCAGCAGGGCGGTGGCGCCGTCGCGGTCGCCCGCCAGGCCCAGCGCAATGGCTTGCTGGAAAGCGGGCTGGCTGTCCGCCTCCACACTCTTCAGTGCGTTGTAGAGGCGCAACTCCTCGGGCAGGGTAGTCGCGTCTTCATGGAACATTTTGCCGAGCTGGGCATAGGTCTCGGCATACAGCGCTTCCTGCTTGCGCACGCGTTCAACCTCGGCGCGCCGCTGCGCCTCGTCGCTCAAGAGGGCCAGATTGCGGATGGCGATGGCGCGGTCTTGCACCGTCGCCGCCAGCGTGGCCGCCAGCCGGGCTTCGACATTATTAATATTGACGATGCTTTTCAGATTGTCGTTCAGCGTATATAAGCTGTACAGGCTCAGCGCGGAAATACTGGTCAGCAATAACATCAAGATGCCGAAGCCGGCCAGCATGCGCTGCCGGACACTGAGATGATTCATCGCCTCTCCTTTTGGGCCAATAAAGAAAAAACGATGGTATTAAGCTTGCTGCCATTCAACAAGAAGGCACAAGAATGTTACCTATTAATAATTAATATTACTAATTACTAATTACTAATTTCGCCGGCCATGGGTCATCCCCACCGCCGGCGCGCTGGAGCGCTGGCTTTTTTCGTCGAAGCGGCTGCGCGCCGTGTGCACCTGGTCCTGATGTTCATAGGCCCACTCGACCAGGCCCACCATGGGCTTGAGCAGGCTATGGCCCAGGTCGGTAAGCGCGTACTCGACGCCGGGCGGCACGGTGGGATACACCGTGCGCACCACCAGGCCGTTGCGTTCCAGGCCGCGCAAGGTCAGGGTCAGCATGCGCTGCGAAATCACGCCGATGCCGCGCCGGATCTCATTGAAGCGCAGCGGGCCTTGGCATAGGCAGCTGACTATTGTGAAGCTCCATTTATCGCCCAGCCGGTCCAGCACCGCCCGCGTGGCGCGGCATTTCCCCTCATCTTTATGGAATGCATTTCTATGAGGCATTAATACGATTCTCTTCGGGTTCGCACTTTAAATGCGATTGTTTTTATTTTTGATTGAACGATCGGGAATATAGGCGCGCTGGAAGCTGGCCCGATCGTGCCGGATTATTACAGGAAAATAAGGGCGAGACCGATGGTAGGGGGCGGCCTGGCATTGTGCAAGAGGGAACATCGATGTTCCCTACTAACAACTTATATTTCCTCTTAATTAAGCATCCATTAAGGAAAACCATGCGTAAAGAAGTCTTGCCAGCCGGTGCGGCCGGCGTGCTAGGATGCAGATCAGGGGCCGTGAATACATGAGACTGGCCCCGATGGCAAACCGAGCGGAGCGGCAATGCGCGCCAGACGACGCTACCTTCTAGTCCTCACCAGCCTGGCCCTGCTGGCCGGCCTGCCGGCTCGCGCCGCGCCACCGCCGCTGACCTTTTGCTTCGAGGACGTGGCGCAGCGGCCCTGGACCACGCCCAAGGGCAAGGGCTTGAATTTCGAGCTGCTGCGGCGCGTCGAAAAACAGCTGGGCGAGCAATTCCTGTATGTGCCGAAACCCTGGCGGCGCTGCCTGGAAGAGATCCGCTCCGGCCGTGTGGACGGCGTGATCGCCGCCGCCGATTCGCCGGCGCGGCGCCGCCTCGGCCAATTCCCGCTGCTGCCGGACGGCCGCTCCGACCCCACCCGCGCGCTTAACGAAGACCATGCCTACGTCTACCTGCGCATCGGCGGCCAGGGCCGCTGGGATGGGCAGACGCTGTACAGCCCGAATGGCGAAATCGCCGTGCAGACCGGCTATATGATCGCCACGGTACTGCGCGAACGCGGCTACAAGCCGCGCGAGCTGGTGAAGTCGGCCGACGATGCGCTGCGCCTGCTGGTGTCCGGCATGTTCGATGTGGCGGTGCTGCAGGGCAGCGAGGCCAGCCGCCTGGCGCTGCAGGATCCGCGCTTCCGCGAGCGCGTGCAGCAAGCCATGCCGCCCTACGCCACCCTGGTCTTCCACCTGATCTTCAGCCACCAGGCCTATGAGCGCGACCCGGCCCGCGCCGAAGCGGTCTGGCGCGAGATGGGCGCGGTGCGCCAGTCGCATGAATACCGCCAGCTGCTCAAGGAAGCTGGCGTCGGCAACTAAGGCCGGACCGCGGGCAGCGGCGTCACACGGCACAGCTGGTAGGGGTGCGGATCGACGCCAACCTGGGCCGAATACAACTGGCAACTGCTGCCATCCAGCTGCAAGCCATAGCGCAGCAAGTGCTGCTGCGAGGAGGCAATCGTGCCGCGGTCGATGGCGGCAATATCCATCTGGTATCGCGGCTGCAGCTCCAGGGTGCAATGCCGGGGCGACGGCTGCGCCAGATACTTGACGTCGACCTGGAAACGCACACGCTTCAGCCAGCCGTCCAGCCGCGCGCAGCCGGCCGCGCTATCGGTCAGGCCCAGCGCATCGGCGATCAGCCGCTTCTTCTTCAAGCTCGAATCCTTGTCGTTCTTGGCCCCGGCCAGCAACGCATAGTGCGGTCCGGGACGCTGGTCCAGATAGCTTTGCCAGCGCTGGCGGTAAGCCTGACCTTCGGGGAAGCCGGTGCCCAGCCCCACCACAATGGTCTCCCGCGGAAAGTACTCGGCCAGCCAGGCCAGCGGCGGTTCCGGCGAAGCGATGAAGACGATGGCGGCGGCCGGTTTTTCCAGCACCGGCGGCTGCACCGTGAAGGCGCGTTCGGCCCATTGGGCATGGCCCCAGGTGGTAAACGGCAGCGCCGACAGCACAATCACGCTCAGCACGGCCGCCAGCACGCGGCGCGCCAACCCTGGCAGCAGCAGGCGCTCCACCAGGATCCAGATCACCAGCGGCGCCAGGACTTCGATCGGCACGATATAGCGGTAAATGCTGAACAGCTCCATCCAGATCAGGTAAGCGAAGCAGAAGAACAGGAAGACGAAGCCCTTGCGTTCATCCAGCGCCGCGGCGGCGGGACGGCGGCGCAGGACTTGCACCAGCCAGGAGCACACCAGCGCCAGCGCCAGCATATAGGCCAGCGGCCAGATCACCAGCTTGACCGGCACCTCGGCCACGCGGCTCACATCGCGCGTGAAGATGAAAGGCCAGAGCAGGGTCTCGCTCAGATTCTTGGGACGGAAATAAGTGTCGATCACCCCATGTTCCAGCGCCCAGGGGCTGTGGAAGATATTGTTAAATTGCGGGAACAGGGGATTGCCGAACATCTGCCACATCTTCAGCATCCACCAGCCGGCGGTCGCCGCCAAGCCGCCCAGCACGCCCACGCCGAACAGGAAGGCGAGGCGGATGCGCTGCAGGAAGGCCACCGGCACCGCCAGCAAGGGCAGGCACAGGGCCAGGGCATACACGGCATTGGTCAATTTCAGGCCGGCGGCGGCACCGGCCAGCACGCCGGCGGCCAGCAGGCGCCAGGCACCGCCACGCTCACCATTGCGCCAGCGCTGCCAATGGTGCAGCAGGACGTACAGCGCCCATAACACCAGCAGGGCCGTGGTGTCGTCGCCCATCGAATTGCCCAGCTCGGACAGGAAGCCGCCCGCCAGCGTCCCGCCCAGGGCCAGCAGGATGGCGGCGCGTTGGCGCGCGCGCCCCAGCAACTCGCGTGCAATGGCGAACAGCAGCACGTAGATCAGGCCGTGCAGCGCACCAAAGACAAAACCGGCCACCGGCGCCGGGCAATAGCGCGTCAACAGGTAGTAGGGAATGTCGAGGGTGGGGTTGAAATAGCTCTGGAAGCGGCCCGGCGCCAGATCGAGGCCGATGCGGTCATTGAACAGGGCATACACGTTATACAGGTGGTAGTTGCGCATATCCCAGCCATCGTCCTGGCCCATGGCCAGCGACAGCAGGCCGCATAGCAGGGGGACGAAGAGGGCCAGACGCAGCGGCGCCGCCGGATGGTTCAGCCAGGCCGTGCGGCGCATGGCCCACGCTTCAAGCGCCAGGAGGGGATGGAAGAAAAAACGCATGCTTGTATATTCGCTACGTAAGGACAAGCCGCGTATTATAGTTCCTTCAAGCAATCCTCCGCGATCTGCCGGGCAAAGCGGCGCAGC
Encoded here:
- a CDS encoding response regulator transcription factor, translated to MTSMDFPAAGSPIRILIVDDHPLLRAGLAETIASQPDMCVAGEAENGVQALAMYPLCRPDVTVMDIAMPEMCGVTALLAIRRDFPAARILMLTTFKGDAQIQRAVQGGAAGFLLKSSLRRDLLDTIRAVHAGQRRIPSEIAMELAEHMGRSLLSEREAEVLCSAAAGNSNKRIALHLSISEETVKAHMRTILAKLGANDRTHAVTIAFKRGMITL
- a CDS encoding methyl-accepting chemotaxis protein, whose protein sequence is MNHLSVRQRMLAGFGILMLLLTSISALSLYSLYTLNDNLKSIVNINNVEARLAATLAATVQDRAIAIRNLALLSDEAQRRAEVERVRKQEALYAETYAQLGKMFHEDATTLPEELRLYNALKSVEADSQPAFQQAIALGLAGDRDGATALLVGEMRRGQRAWLAATGALQAMEDQLSADTGVAATEHAEASSALIMLLGGIAIGCGLLTAWLVTRSLLRQLGGEPALAQEVARQIADGNLGVAVPLSGQRDSLMASLESMRRQLNTMVSGIIESANTIAVAADEIAQGNADLSQRTEEQASSLEETASSMEELTTTVRQNAENARSGNALVQNAAEVAASGGQVVQRVVATMQDIAASSAQVTEIIAVIEGIAFQTNILALNAAVEAARAGEQGRGFAVVAGEVRTLAQRSATAAREIKELIGASASHVAGGSQLVDAAGRTMAEVVQAVGKVQHIIGDVSAASHEQSAGIEQINMAVMQMDAVTQQNAALVEQATAAAQALSAQAHSLRAAVARFTVVEERAGVPARLVLPPRQKPAARRGLPAAQGVA
- a CDS encoding glycosyltransferase 87 family protein, whose translation is MRFFFHPLLALEAWAMRRTAWLNHPAAPLRLALFVPLLCGLLSLAMGQDDGWDMRNYHLYNVYALFNDRIGLDLAPGRFQSYFNPTLDIPYYLLTRYCPAPVAGFVFGALHGLIYVLLFAIARELLGRARQRAAILLALGGTLAGGFLSELGNSMGDDTTALLVLWALYVLLHHWQRWRNGERGGAWRLLAAGVLAGAAAGLKLTNAVYALALCLPLLAVPVAFLQRIRLAFLFGVGVLGGLAATAGWWMLKMWQMFGNPLFPQFNNIFHSPWALEHGVIDTYFRPKNLSETLLWPFIFTRDVSRVAEVPVKLVIWPLAYMLALALVCSWLVQVLRRRPAAAALDERKGFVFLFFCFAYLIWMELFSIYRYIVPIEVLAPLVIWILVERLLLPGLARRVLAAVLSVIVLSALPFTTWGHAQWAERAFTVQPPVLEKPAAAIVFIASPEPPLAWLAEYFPRETIVVGLGTGFPEGQAYRQRWQSYLDQRPGPHYALLAGAKNDKDSSLKKKRLIADALGLTDSAAGCARLDGWLKRVRFQVDVKYLAQPSPRHCTLELQPRYQMDIAAIDRGTIASSQQHLLRYGLQLDGSSCQLYSAQVGVDPHPYQLCRVTPLPAVRP
- a CDS encoding ABC transporter substrate-binding protein — protein: MRARRRYLLVLTSLALLAGLPARAAPPPLTFCFEDVAQRPWTTPKGKGLNFELLRRVEKQLGEQFLYVPKPWRRCLEEIRSGRVDGVIAAADSPARRRLGQFPLLPDGRSDPTRALNEDHAYVYLRIGGQGRWDGQTLYSPNGEIAVQTGYMIATVLRERGYKPRELVKSADDALRLLVSGMFDVAVLQGSEASRLALQDPRFRERVQQAMPPYATLVFHLIFSHQAYERDPARAEAVWREMGAVRQSHEYRQLLKEAGVGN
- a CDS encoding DUF1059 domain-containing protein; translated protein: MTRKYIDCRDFPSDAHCTVAISADDEDELLAVAVQHAVSVHQHTDSPELRQQIRTMIKDGMPAEHALPGAAQSGKDSGRPLPH
- a CDS encoding helix-turn-helix domain-containing protein; translated protein: MPHRNAFHKDEGKCRATRAVLDRLGDKWSFTIVSCLCQGPLRFNEIRRGIGVISQRMLTLTLRGLERNGLVVRTVYPTVPPGVEYALTDLGHSLLKPMVGLVEWAYEHQDQVHTARSRFDEKSQRSSAPAVGMTHGRRN
- a CDS encoding DUF2167 domain-containing protein translates to MLKTLKTSLLCLALAATLPALAADAPAAPATAQQSAEQLLASFHYQQGKITLPGDIATLDLPPSFRYLPPDDAARLLTQGWGNPPGLKSLGMVLPADVNPLSAEGWGVIITYDKDGHVKDDDADSIDYAKLLKEMQEGIEEANAERKKQGYHAMHLRGWAEQPSYDKASHKLYWAKELSNDTDSQNSLNYNIRVLGREGVLVLNAVAGMEQIKAVKAEMQKVTAFTDFTSGNRYADFNASTDKVAEYGLAALVAGGVAGKLGLFGKLLALLVAFKKLIFVGAAALVAGIAKFFGRKRSES